Proteins from a single region of Segatella copri:
- a CDS encoding DUF6169 family protein translates to MKELSLHHINSKSPYRVICSDKGDYLFATDKGINYTISFTEEFPLGGCMSYQFCIHNDNKIHGSYDNKISTTIIAIIEEFFLQNLNVLLYICDTSDNREEVRNRLFIRWFKEYADPQKYTIQSANTTIEGQGFYSSIIVENRNPLLDEIKADFEKSANDLKEK, encoded by the coding sequence ATGAAAGAATTGTCTCTACATCACATTAACAGCAAATCACCTTATCGAGTTATATGCTCAGATAAGGGTGATTATCTGTTTGCAACAGACAAGGGGATTAACTATACCATTTCTTTTACGGAAGAGTTTCCTCTTGGCGGTTGTATGAGCTATCAATTTTGCATACACAATGACAATAAAATCCATGGCTCATACGATAATAAAATAAGCACAACGATTATTGCCATCATTGAGGAGTTCTTCCTTCAAAACTTGAACGTCTTACTATATATTTGCGACACAAGTGACAACCGTGAAGAAGTTAGAAACCGTTTATTTATAAGATGGTTCAAGGAATATGCAGACCCACAAAAGTATACCATCCAGTCTGCTAACACAACCATTGAAGGTCAAGGATTCTACTCTTCTATCATTGTAGAAAACAGAAATCCACTATTAGATGAAATCAAAGCTGATTTCGAAAAGTCGGCAAATGATTTAAAAGAGAAATAG
- a CDS encoding HU family DNA-binding protein: protein MAKYKLQELNDLRDEGKRRVYPKMVTNRTLSRKEFVKMMQNYHRGISESTTEAVLTDVVDMLTDMLSMGYNVNLEGFGTFSLSLAFEDEKPREILNPDDKMTYRKVGVKDINFKASPEFIKDVKRETDRDLERDMGGVKVIRKQLYSREERIARALEVIEKNGVLTLGDYASINNLSRTAASMELKELTNDKTSPIDSLGRGSHKVWVKRKE, encoded by the coding sequence ATGGCTAAGTACAAGTTGCAAGAGTTGAATGATTTGCGTGATGAAGGCAAGCGCAGAGTTTATCCCAAGATGGTGACCAACCGTACACTATCCAGAAAAGAGTTCGTCAAGATGATGCAGAACTACCATCGCGGTATTTCGGAAAGTACCACGGAGGCTGTATTGACCGATGTGGTTGATATGCTGACAGACATGCTCTCCATGGGGTACAACGTGAATCTGGAAGGTTTCGGCACCTTCTCCCTCTCTCTCGCTTTCGAGGATGAGAAGCCTAGGGAAATTCTGAATCCAGATGATAAGATGACGTACCGCAAGGTGGGCGTGAAGGACATCAACTTCAAGGCGTCTCCTGAGTTTATCAAGGATGTGAAGCGTGAAACCGACCGTGACCTGGAGCGTGATATGGGTGGTGTAAAGGTTATCCGTAAGCAGCTCTATTCCAGGGAAGAGCGCATCGCCCGTGCCCTGGAGGTGATAGAGAAGAACGGAGTCCTCACCCTAGGCGATTATGCCTCCATCAACAACCTGAGCCGTACTGCTGCCTCTATGGAACTGAAGGAGCTGACAAATGACAAGACTTCGCCGATAGATTCGTTAGGTCGTGGCAGCCATAAGGTTTGGGTGAAGAGAAAAGAATAA